A single window of Eucalyptus grandis isolate ANBG69807.140 chromosome 1, ASM1654582v1, whole genome shotgun sequence DNA harbors:
- the LOC104454924 gene encoding uncharacterized protein LOC104454924, with amino-acid sequence MSDHPRLSNLRTTTQILKHAASTFNSNPISFLFLSFLLFSFRTLVENGSFLLTAYIDRDPSLKSLLSRLDLAGNHPHQHQHGGGGGGGGGLPGQQPAHLRRRHRPFLHLTRVGTLDDDFFSGDDDPNRSPFSSHRRDQPNGTLVMLSVSRPGSGFSPDCVDNGLRYPEIVRPGVQFRVDDRLFRSDEDVGEKEDGDGEQQREEMRGDRIVDLQFFIMGLELGRHDAAAFFFLVSFLSAAYGWVILGFLVTYSWVFGSVFVAVVNNVLGRFSSLLGVLWQGSRLGLKRLSGFILMRWAVRDALTQMLGLWYFGEIEDQYSFFKLFVRLKLMPFSVMLPWTRGFEKEISAFLFVWFLLDTFIAFIFVVDAWIAIVDSRKSGKEIVKEGCYLVLTMWNQAIQLKCLEAIICGTFVRWALGRVGGKVFASVFQSTMEVFFMVAWLFFYLATRCRDADSMGRRFEIRDLETVVQGLR; translated from the coding sequence ATGAGCGACCACCCGCGGCTGAGCAACCTCCGGACGACCACCCAAATCTTGAAGCACGCGGCGTCCACCTTCAACTCCAACCCCATCTCCTTCCTGttcctctccttcctcctcttctccttccgCACCCTCGTCGAGAACGGCTCCTTCCTCCTCACCGCCTACATCGACCGCGACCCGTCCCTCAAATCCCTCCTCTCCcgcctcgacctcgccgggaACCACCCCCACCAACACCagcacggcggcggcggcggcggcggcggcggcctccCCGGCCAGCAGCCGgcccacctccgccgccgccaccggcccTTCCTCCACCTCACCCGCGTCGGCACTCTCGACGACGACTTCTTCTCCGGGGACGATGACCCCAATCGGTCCCCCTTTAGCAGCCACCGCAGGGATCAGCCCAACGGCACTCTCGTGATGCTCTCCGTGTCCAGGCCCGGCTCCGGGTTCTCGCCCGACTGCGTGGATAACGGCCTAAGGTATCCTGAGATTGTGCGTCCTGGGGTCCAGTTCAGAGTGGATGATCGGCTGTTTAGGTCTGATGAGGATGTTGGTGAGAAagaagatggtgatggtgaACAGCAAAGGGAGGAGATGAGAGGTGACAGGATTGTTGACTTGCAATTCTTTATCATGGGTCTAGAGCTGGGTCGCCACGACGCTGccgctttctttttccttgtgaGCTTCTTGTCTGCAGCTTATGGTTGGGTGATTCTAGGGTTTCTGGTTACATATTCATGGGTTTTTGGTTCCGTGTTTGTTGCTGTGGTTAATAATGTTTTGGGGCGGTTTAGCTCGCTCCTCGGAGTACTCTGGCAAGGATCAAGATTGGGACTCAAGAGGCTTTCTGGGTTCATTTTAATGAGGTGGGCAGTGAGAGATGCGTTGACTCAGATGCTTGGCTTGTGGTATTTTGGTGAAATTGAGGATCAGTACTCGTTCTTCAAGCTGTTTGTGAGGTTGAAGTTGATGCCATTCTCAGTTATGTTGCCGTGGACTCGGGGTTTTGAGAAGGAAATTTCTGCGTTCTTGTTTGTATGGTTCTTATTGGATACATTTATTGCTTTTATTTTCGTGGTGGATGCTTGGATTGCCATTGTCGATTCGAGGAAGAGCGGGAAGGAGATTGTTAAGGAAGGTTGTTACTTGGTATTGACAATGTGGAATCAGGCTATTCAATTGAAGTGTTTGGAAGCGATAATTTGTGGTACTTTTGTGAGATGGGCTCTGGGACGAGTTGGAGGCAAGGTTTTTGCTTCAGTTTTCCAGTCAACTATGGAGGTATTCTTCATGGTGGCTTGGCTGTTCTTTTATCTTGCAACAAGATGTAGGGATGCTGATTCAATGGGAAGGCGTTTTGAAATTAGAGACTTGGAAACAGTGGTGCAGGGTCTTAGATGA